A window from Ramlibacter pinisoli encodes these proteins:
- the pgsA gene encoding CDP-diacylglycerol--glycerol-3-phosphate 3-phosphatidyltransferase produces the protein MFFTVPTILTWTRIVAIPLIVGVFYLGLPHPIQNLIATVMFVTFALTDWLDGFLARRLNQTSAFGAFLDPVADKFLVCASLLVLVHLKRADVFVALIIIGREIAISALREWMAQIGASRSVAVHMLGKVKTTVQMVAIPFLLFDGNLFGIIDTGLWGHWLIWLAAILTVWSMAYYLRKALPEIRKRVK, from the coding sequence ATGTTTTTCACAGTTCCGACGATCCTGACCTGGACTCGCATCGTCGCGATTCCGCTGATCGTCGGGGTGTTCTACCTGGGGTTGCCGCACCCGATCCAGAATCTGATTGCGACGGTGATGTTCGTCACCTTCGCGTTGACCGACTGGCTGGACGGCTTCCTGGCCCGGCGTTTGAACCAGACCTCGGCGTTCGGCGCCTTCCTCGACCCGGTGGCCGACAAGTTCCTGGTCTGCGCATCCCTGCTGGTCCTGGTGCACCTGAAGCGCGCCGATGTGTTCGTGGCGCTGATCATCATCGGCCGCGAGATCGCCATCTCCGCGCTGCGCGAGTGGATGGCGCAGATCGGGGCATCCCGCAGCGTGGCGGTCCACATGCTGGGCAAGGTGAAGACGACCGTGCAGATGGTCGCCATCCCGTTCCTGCTGTTCGACGGCAACCTGTTCGGGATCATCGACACCGGGCTGTGGGGCCACTGGTTGATCTGGCTGGCCGCCATCCTGACGGTCTGGTCGATGGCGTACTACCTGCGCAAGGCCCTGCCCGAGATCCGCAAGCGGGTGAAGTAG